From Portunus trituberculatus isolate SZX2019 chromosome 50, ASM1759143v1, whole genome shotgun sequence, the proteins below share one genomic window:
- the LOC123500024 gene encoding uncharacterized protein LOC123500024 isoform X1, whose protein sequence is MIGVSPWLLIWSSLAITHQDGSHRGVCKYVKQRTKPTKTGRSTHLSGRGRKMETKIKLLGDPHVTENQKNSSQEREQMFDGNEVRGMCTVLRRHKLLVGAVVLVVVLASVGACVFLVSSSSILHHLGFTSKGIAKKSFASRLMSSTSQANNHTVPQDSWVSWLQKVGQKGATAEDEAYFAAGGAIVGLVVASAVIVVVQVVMVTWMAYHVWRNRH, encoded by the exons ATGATTGGAGTGTCGCCTTGGCTTCTCATCTGGTCCTCATTGGCCATTACTCATCAGGACGGCAGCCACAGAGGAG TGTGTAAGTACGTGAAACAGAGAACTAAACCAACAAAGACAGGCCGCTCAACACACCTAAGCGGGAGAGGACGCAAGATGGAGACCAAGATTAAGCTTCTGGGAGATCCCCATGTAACAGAGAACCAGAAGAACAGTTCCCAGGAGAGAGAACAAATGTTTGACGGGAATGAAGTTCGTGGTATGTGCACAGTTCTCCGCAGACACAAGTTGTTGGTGGGCGccgtggtgttagtggtagtgctGGCGAGTGTCGGGGCATGTGTGTTTCTGGTCTCGTCATCTTCTATCCTTCATC ACCTCGGCTTCACCTCCAAGGGGATTGCCAAGAAGTCCTTCGCTTCCAGACTCATGTCCTCCACTTCTCAGGCCAACAACCACACCGTGCCCCAAGACAGCTGG GTGTCGTGGTTGCAAAAGGTGGGGCAGAAGGGGGCGACTGCAGAAGACGAGGCGTACTTCGCGGCAGGAGGAGCCATCGTCGGGTTGGTGGTGGCGTcggcggtgatagtggtggttcaggtggtgatggtgacttgGATGGCGTACCACGTGTGGCGGAACAGACACTAG
- the LOC123500024 gene encoding uncharacterized protein LOC123500024 isoform X2, producing the protein MQPCQATVCKAKQVCKYVKQRTKPTKTGRSTHLSGRGRKMETKIKLLGDPHVTENQKNSSQEREQMFDGNEVRGMCTVLRRHKLLVGAVVLVVVLASVGACVFLVSSSSILHHLGFTSKGIAKKSFASRLMSSTSQANNHTVPQDSWVSWLQKVGQKGATAEDEAYFAAGGAIVGLVVASAVIVVVQVVMVTWMAYHVWRNRH; encoded by the exons ATGCAGCCCTGCCAAGCTACAGTCTGTAAGGCCAAGCAAG TGTGTAAGTACGTGAAACAGAGAACTAAACCAACAAAGACAGGCCGCTCAACACACCTAAGCGGGAGAGGACGCAAGATGGAGACCAAGATTAAGCTTCTGGGAGATCCCCATGTAACAGAGAACCAGAAGAACAGTTCCCAGGAGAGAGAACAAATGTTTGACGGGAATGAAGTTCGTGGTATGTGCACAGTTCTCCGCAGACACAAGTTGTTGGTGGGCGccgtggtgttagtggtagtgctGGCGAGTGTCGGGGCATGTGTGTTTCTGGTCTCGTCATCTTCTATCCTTCATC ACCTCGGCTTCACCTCCAAGGGGATTGCCAAGAAGTCCTTCGCTTCCAGACTCATGTCCTCCACTTCTCAGGCCAACAACCACACCGTGCCCCAAGACAGCTGG GTGTCGTGGTTGCAAAAGGTGGGGCAGAAGGGGGCGACTGCAGAAGACGAGGCGTACTTCGCGGCAGGAGGAGCCATCGTCGGGTTGGTGGTGGCGTcggcggtgatagtggtggttcaggtggtgatggtgacttgGATGGCGTACCACGTGTGGCGGAACAGACACTAG
- the LOC123500024 gene encoding uncharacterized protein LOC123500024 isoform X3, with protein sequence MIGVSPWLLIWSSLAITHQDGSHRGVCKYVKQRTKPTKTGRSTHLSGRGRKMETKIKLLGDPHVTENQKNSSQEREQMFDGNEVRGMCTVLRRHKLLVGAVVLVVVLASVGACVFLVSSSSILHHLGFTSKGIAKKSFASRLMSSTSQANNHTVPQDSWVMHMTVMCRGCKRWGRRGRLQKTRRTSRQEEPSSGWWWRRR encoded by the exons ATGATTGGAGTGTCGCCTTGGCTTCTCATCTGGTCCTCATTGGCCATTACTCATCAGGACGGCAGCCACAGAGGAG TGTGTAAGTACGTGAAACAGAGAACTAAACCAACAAAGACAGGCCGCTCAACACACCTAAGCGGGAGAGGACGCAAGATGGAGACCAAGATTAAGCTTCTGGGAGATCCCCATGTAACAGAGAACCAGAAGAACAGTTCCCAGGAGAGAGAACAAATGTTTGACGGGAATGAAGTTCGTGGTATGTGCACAGTTCTCCGCAGACACAAGTTGTTGGTGGGCGccgtggtgttagtggtagtgctGGCGAGTGTCGGGGCATGTGTGTTTCTGGTCTCGTCATCTTCTATCCTTCATC ACCTCGGCTTCACCTCCAAGGGGATTGCCAAGAAGTCCTTCGCTTCCAGACTCATGTCCTCCACTTCTCAGGCCAACAACCACACCGTGCCCCAAGACAGCTGGGTAATGCATATGACTGTAAT GTGTCGTGGTTGCAAAAGGTGGGGCAGAAGGGGGCGACTGCAGAAGACGAGGCGTACTTCGCGGCAGGAGGAGCCATCGTCGGGTTGGTGGTGGCGTcggcggtga
- the LOC123500024 gene encoding uncharacterized protein LOC123500024 isoform X4, whose product MIGVSPWLLIWSSLAITHQDGSHRGVCKYVKQRTKPTKTGRSTHLSGRGRKMETKIKLLGDPHVTENQKNSSQEREQMFDGNEVRGMCTVLRRHKLLVGAVVLVVVLASVGACVFLVSSSSILHHLGFTSKGIAKKSFASRLMSSTSQANNHTVPQDSWVMHMTVMYVPVMYVTLPPFLSVVILPRHSRGYS is encoded by the exons ATGATTGGAGTGTCGCCTTGGCTTCTCATCTGGTCCTCATTGGCCATTACTCATCAGGACGGCAGCCACAGAGGAG TGTGTAAGTACGTGAAACAGAGAACTAAACCAACAAAGACAGGCCGCTCAACACACCTAAGCGGGAGAGGACGCAAGATGGAGACCAAGATTAAGCTTCTGGGAGATCCCCATGTAACAGAGAACCAGAAGAACAGTTCCCAGGAGAGAGAACAAATGTTTGACGGGAATGAAGTTCGTGGTATGTGCACAGTTCTCCGCAGACACAAGTTGTTGGTGGGCGccgtggtgttagtggtagtgctGGCGAGTGTCGGGGCATGTGTGTTTCTGGTCTCGTCATCTTCTATCCTTCATC ACCTCGGCTTCACCTCCAAGGGGATTGCCAAGAAGTCCTTCGCTTCCAGACTCATGTCCTCCACTTCTCAGGCCAACAACCACACCGTGCCCCAAGACAGCTGGGTAATGCATATGACTGTAATGTATGTGCCTGTAATGTATGTGACTCTTCCACCATTC CTGTCTGTCGTTATTCTTCCCAGGCACTCACGAGGATATTCATGA